The following is a genomic window from Acidobacteriota bacterium.
CTTATACGTTTTCTTCAATTCGCTTCCGGCCTCGCGTCGCGGTTGCCACCGACATCGCCAGTGGAGATCGAGATTCTCATGATCCGGATCTCCAGACATTCAACGCACTGTTCCAAAGCGGAACATATTCCGGCAGAGCGCAGATTCTTGGCCCCAACAATGCCATTCGACTCGAGCCGTCTGTCGCACTCCAGTTTGCCGAATGGGTGACCGCATCAGCCGGCTGGGGATTTTACTGGCGTCAGAATGCCGGGGACGGGCTCTACGGTATCCCCGGCAATCTCATCGTTCCCGCCAATGGAGTCTCATCGCGATACGAGGGGAGCCGTCCCATTGCGCAGGTGGACTGGCAGGTCACACGTCATGTATCGGCACATCTGAACTACATCTACGTCTTCAACGCACGTTTTGAAGAGCAATCGGTACACGGAACCCACAGCATGAGTTTCATATCTCCGTGGATTACCTACAGGTTTTGACTGGGAGAGTTGCCTGCTATGACAAAGATGTTCATCAACGGCCAGGAAAGAACCACCGATGCAGATCCTCGCACCCCGCTGCTCTGGGTATTGCGCGATCACCTGGAGATGACCGGCACGAAGTACGGATGTGGAATTGGACAGTGCGGCGCATGCACCGTGATCCTCGACGGCGATGCCGTGCGCTCGTGTCAGGTATTGCTGTCCCGCGCTGCCGGTAAGCGCATAACCACCATCGAGGGACTCTCTCCCGATCGAAGTCATCCGGTGCAGCGGGCCTGGCTTCAGGAGCAGGTTCCCCAATGCGGATATTGTCAGTCCGGGCAGATCATGGCGGCCACCGTCCTGCTTACCTCGAACAACAATCCAACGGATGGTGAGATCGACGATGCGCTCTCGGGAAATATCTGCCGCTGCGGGACCTACCATCGAATTCGACAAGCGGTTCACTTTGCGGCTGAGCTGATGCGGGAAGGGAAGTGAACCCCATGCGAACGAAGTTGAGATGGCAGGTGGTCATACCCGTTTTGGGAATTACGATGGCGCTTGGTGTCTGGCAGGCGTTAAGTCAGAATTCCGCTGCGCGAGTCGAAAAGACTACTGGTGATCGTCAACCATCCATTCAGGCATTTGCGGTGGTGGCGTCGGTGCTGATGAGTCCGCGATGTTTGAACTGTCACATCCCGGGCGAAAGTCCCCTTCAGGGTGACGCTGGAACTCCGCACAACATGAATGTGAAACGCGGCAGCGATGGCCGGGGAACGCCTGCCATGCGATGCAGCAATTGCCACCAGGAGGAAAACTCGAGCCAGCTGCATGGACCGCCGGGTAGAACCGGGTGGAGGCTGCCTCCGCCTTCGATGCCGCTCGCCTGGCAGGGACTAACCATCGGCGAATTGTGCCGGAGTGTCAGAGACCCAGCGACAAACGGGAATAAAAACCCAACTCAGCTGATCGAGCACGTCGGCGAAGATCCGTTCGTGAACTGGGGATGGAATCCCGGCCCCGGTCGGAGCATTCCTCCGGTTTCCCATGAAGAGTTTGTCTCTGCAGTGACTGCATGGCTCGATGCCGGGGCTTACTGTCCGCAATAAGGGGATGGCGCCGCGGAATGCGGCGACTCGGCAATGAACTGATGAGAAGTGAGGAACTATGAATCTGCAGAATCCCAAAGAGTCCGCTACGTCGGATTCAACCGAGAGTGGCTCCATTAACCGCCGGCAATTTCTTGAGATCTCC
Proteins encoded in this region:
- a CDS encoding (2Fe-2S)-binding protein, yielding MTKMFINGQERTTDADPRTPLLWVLRDHLEMTGTKYGCGIGQCGACTVILDGDAVRSCQVLLSRAAGKRITTIEGLSPDRSHPVQRAWLQEQVPQCGYCQSGQIMAATVLLTSNNNPTDGEIDDALSGNICRCGTYHRIRQAVHFAAELMREGK